A DNA window from Bacteroides cellulosilyticus contains the following coding sequences:
- a CDS encoding glucoamylase family protein, producing MKQLLVILACVLLLSPVAYGQAKEKSLSDEELMTLVQKQTFRYFWDYGHPVSGLARERSNGSDDIVTIGGSGFGVMAIIVGAERGFVTREQAAERMLKIVRFLSDKSTDSYHGIWAHWMDGQTGKTVPFSRKDDGADLVESAFMFEGLLAAHQYFDKDTPVERNIRGLINGLWRQAEWNWFTNGEDVLYWHWSPNNGWAMNHQIKGHNECHITYILAAASPTYPIAESVYHKGWANSIVFRNGKQFYDITLPLGTDFGGPLFFTHYSYMGLDPRGLKDRYADYEEQMKAHTLINRAYCIDNPKGYKGYSAQCWGLTASDGDKGYSAHCPGNDRGVITPTAALSSIPYAPEYSLQAMRYFYEKLGGKLWGEYGFKDAFNLTEKWFAPSYLAIDQGPIVVMIENYRTGLIWKLFMSHPDVQSGLKKLGFTSPYLK from the coding sequence ATGAAACAATTATTGGTTATACTTGCATGCGTACTTTTGCTGAGTCCGGTTGCTTATGGGCAGGCGAAAGAGAAGTCATTGTCCGATGAAGAACTGATGACTCTGGTGCAGAAGCAAACTTTCCGTTACTTCTGGGATTACGGGCATCCGGTTTCGGGGTTGGCGCGCGAACGTAGCAATGGCAGTGATGATATTGTGACTATCGGTGGTTCGGGTTTCGGAGTGATGGCTATCATCGTCGGTGCGGAACGTGGTTTCGTCACCCGCGAGCAGGCGGCGGAACGTATGTTGAAGATTGTCCGCTTCCTGAGTGACAAGAGTACGGATAGTTATCACGGCATCTGGGCACACTGGATGGACGGGCAGACAGGAAAGACCGTCCCTTTCAGCCGGAAAGATGACGGAGCCGACTTGGTGGAGTCTGCCTTTATGTTCGAAGGTTTGCTGGCTGCACACCAATACTTTGACAAAGATACCCCGGTGGAAAGAAACATCCGGGGGCTTATCAACGGATTGTGGCGTCAGGCGGAATGGAACTGGTTCACCAATGGCGAAGACGTGCTTTACTGGCACTGGTCGCCTAATAACGGTTGGGCAATGAACCATCAGATTAAGGGGCATAATGAGTGTCACATCACTTATATCCTTGCCGCTGCTTCGCCCACCTATCCCATTGCGGAATCGGTGTATCATAAAGGATGGGCCAACTCCATCGTTTTCAGGAACGGCAAGCAGTTTTATGATATAACATTGCCTTTGGGAACTGATTTTGGCGGCCCGCTGTTCTTTACCCATTATTCCTATATGGGACTCGACCCGCGCGGATTGAAAGACCGTTATGCAGATTACGAGGAGCAGATGAAGGCTCATACTTTGATAAACCGTGCCTATTGCATCGACAACCCGAAGGGATACAAAGGATATAGTGCACAATGCTGGGGACTGACAGCCAGTGACGGGGATAAAGGTTATTCGGCCCATTGCCCCGGCAACGACCGTGGAGTGATTACTCCCACAGCTGCCTTGTCTTCCATCCCTTACGCGCCGGAATATTCGCTTCAGGCCATGCGCTACTTCTATGAAAAGTTGGGCGGTAAACTTTGGGGGGAGTATGGTTTCAAGGATGCTTTTAACCTGACGGAGAAATGGTTTGCACCTTCATATCTGGCCATCGACCAGGGACCTATTGTGGTGATGATTGAAAACTACCGCACGGGTCTGATCTGGAAGCTTTTTATGAGCCATCCGGACGTACAGAGCGGACTGAAGAAATTAGGGTTTACGTCCCCTTACTTAAAATAA
- a CDS encoding endonuclease/exonuclease/phosphatase family protein, with amino-acid sequence MRKMFFNSVLVAFVLLVASCGRQPEAKVDVMSFNIRLDHVADSLNNWKYRKDNAAKMIAYYAPDVVGMQEVVKNQLDDLKNRLPQYTALGVGRADGKEAGEYCSLFYKTDRFELIKNGNFGLSETPDTIGVKGWDAACERIVTWAILKDKASGKKLAAFNTHFDHVGKVARRESAKLLLAKMHELAEGLPVILTGDFNGTVDSEPITILSVGGMKNAYSVASTVYGPAWSFHDFGRIPVENRQLIDFIFVNGQVTADKFRVIDDKPDDGYLSDHTPIIAGLTLH; translated from the coding sequence ATGAGAAAGATGTTTTTTAATAGTGTATTAGTTGCTTTCGTCCTGCTTGTCGCTTCGTGCGGCAGGCAGCCGGAAGCTAAGGTCGATGTCATGTCGTTCAACATTCGTTTGGACCACGTGGCGGATAGCTTGAACAACTGGAAGTACCGCAAGGATAATGCGGCAAAGATGATTGCCTACTACGCTCCCGATGTGGTGGGTATGCAGGAAGTCGTGAAGAACCAGTTGGACGATTTAAAGAACCGTCTTCCCCAATACACCGCTCTGGGCGTGGGGCGTGCGGATGGCAAGGAAGCGGGGGAATATTGCTCCCTTTTCTACAAGACGGACCGCTTTGAACTGATAAAGAACGGAAACTTCGGCCTGAGCGAAACTCCCGATACGATTGGAGTGAAGGGGTGGGATGCCGCTTGCGAGCGCATCGTGACCTGGGCTATCCTGAAAGATAAGGCCAGTGGCAAGAAACTGGCAGCTTTCAACACTCACTTCGACCACGTAGGGAAAGTGGCACGCCGTGAGAGTGCCAAGTTACTGCTTGCGAAGATGCACGAACTTGCAGAGGGACTGCCCGTAATCCTGACGGGCGACTTCAACGGAACAGTGGACTCGGAACCGATTACTATCCTCTCTGTGGGTGGAATGAAGAACGCCTATTCCGTTGCCTCTACAGTCTACGGTCCGGCATGGAGCTTCCACGACTTTGGACGCATCCCGGTTGAGAATCGCCAGTTGATTGATTTTATATTTGTCAATGGACAGGTGACTGCTGATAAGTTCCGGGTGATAGACGATAAACCGGATGACGGATATTTGTCAGACCATACCCCCATTATTGCCGGTCTGACGCTTCATTAA
- a CDS encoding sulfatase, with protein MKDKLSLGLVLLPFVPSATLQGQEQDIQNERPNIIFIMSDDHARQAMSIYGHPIGKVAPTPNIDRIGHEGAVFQNNYCCNSISGPSRAAILTGKHSHKNGFMKNWAKGFDGAQQTLPKILQANGYETAIIGKWHLISRPTGFDHWMILDDQGEYCNPHFITEKDTTRHPGYVTDLITRYTEEWLDGRKDKSKPFFLMMHHKAVHRNWVPAERHYHLYEHTTFPLPDNYFDAYEGRYAAQMQKMNIYCDMYEGHDLKMVAGMDSDSLLFDPWPHAFLGTMEPDERRRFLDAYRDRNNEFYSKQRSFKEVAEWKFQRYLQDYMGVVASVDESVGEILDYLKRTGLDKNTIVVYTTDQGFYLGEHGWFDKRFMYEESFGMPMVMRWPGHIKPETQVTGLTQNIDFAPTFLDMCGIEVPRDMQGMSFRPLVEKGKTPRDWRKSLYYHYYEFPGFHSVRAHYGVKMERYKLMHFYVDDKWELYDLKTDPTEMHNLYGKKGMEKVTAELMAELERLQKQYDVPGELCK; from the coding sequence ATGAAAGATAAACTCTCTTTAGGGCTTGTCCTGCTCCCTTTTGTTCCTTCGGCAACGCTGCAGGGACAGGAGCAAGACATCCAAAATGAACGCCCTAACATCATTTTCATCATGAGCGACGACCATGCCCGTCAGGCAATGAGCATTTACGGGCATCCCATCGGCAAGGTCGCTCCGACTCCGAATATCGACCGTATCGGACACGAAGGAGCGGTTTTCCAGAATAACTACTGCTGCAACTCCATTTCCGGTCCGAGCCGTGCCGCCATCCTTACGGGTAAGCATAGCCACAAGAACGGTTTCATGAAGAACTGGGCGAAAGGTTTCGACGGCGCGCAACAAACCTTGCCGAAGATATTGCAGGCAAATGGCTACGAAACCGCCATCATCGGCAAATGGCACCTTATTTCCCGCCCGACCGGGTTCGACCATTGGATGATTCTTGACGACCAGGGAGAATATTGCAATCCGCATTTCATTACGGAGAAAGATACCACCCGTCATCCGGGATATGTGACGGACCTGATTACCCGTTATACGGAAGAGTGGCTCGACGGTCGGAAAGATAAGAGCAAGCCTTTCTTCCTGATGATGCACCATAAAGCGGTGCACCGCAACTGGGTGCCTGCCGAGAGACATTATCATCTGTATGAGCACACCACCTTCCCGCTTCCCGATAACTATTTCGATGCTTACGAGGGGCGCTATGCCGCACAGATGCAGAAGATGAATATATATTGTGATATGTACGAGGGGCACGACCTGAAAATGGTTGCCGGCATGGACAGCGACAGCTTGCTGTTCGACCCCTGGCCGCATGCTTTCCTGGGGACTATGGAGCCGGATGAGCGCCGCCGCTTCCTCGATGCATATCGCGACCGTAATAATGAGTTCTACTCTAAGCAACGTTCTTTCAAAGAAGTGGCGGAGTGGAAATTCCAGCGTTACCTGCAAGATTATATGGGCGTTGTGGCAAGCGTGGACGAAAGTGTGGGAGAGATTCTGGACTACCTGAAACGTACCGGACTGGACAAGAACACAATAGTTGTCTACACCACCGACCAGGGCTTCTATCTGGGCGAGCATGGATGGTTCGACAAACGTTTTATGTACGAAGAGTCTTTCGGCATGCCGATGGTGATGCGCTGGCCAGGACACATCAAACCGGAAACCCAGGTGACCGGACTGACGCAGAACATTGACTTTGCACCTACCTTCCTGGATATGTGCGGCATTGAAGTTCCCCGGGATATGCAGGGTATGTCTTTCCGTCCGTTGGTGGAGAAGGGAAAAACGCCGCGTGACTGGCGTAAATCGCTCTATTATCATTATTATGAGTTTCCCGGCTTCCATAGCGTCCGTGCACACTATGGCGTGAAGATGGAGCGTTATAAACTGATGCACTTCTACGTGGATGACAAGTGGGAACTGTATGACTTAAAGACCGACCCGACCGAAATGCATAACCTGTATGGGAAAAAGGGCATGGAAAAGGTTACCGCCGAACTTATGGCTGAACTTGAACGTTTACAGAAGCAATATGATGTTCCCGGCGAACTGTGCAAATGA